A part of Leifsonia xyli subsp. xyli str. CTCB07 genomic DNA contains:
- a CDS encoding GntR family transcriptional regulator, which yields MPIPNDQPEQHHRVLLRDMVRERIRDAIMDGTLRPGEDLRDEELQAWLGVSRTPIRDAVNELTRAGLIEMAPNRYTRVATPSEEEALTSYNTLGVVLAGVVRLAVPKLPDSARKSILSELRKLAEAARGGDFDSVRDLFIPVFSRYIEHCENPQLVQLCHDTLDGLSYKMRTERMRTLVDQQELAASIERLREATASGSAVEAELATGLVFLLPA from the coding sequence ATGCCCATCCCCAATGACCAGCCCGAACAGCATCACCGGGTTCTGCTGCGCGACATGGTGCGCGAACGCATCCGCGACGCGATCATGGACGGCACGCTCCGCCCGGGCGAAGACCTCCGCGACGAGGAGCTGCAAGCTTGGCTCGGCGTCTCCCGCACGCCCATCCGGGACGCGGTCAACGAGCTCACCCGGGCCGGTCTCATCGAAATGGCCCCCAACCGCTACACGCGCGTGGCAACCCCCAGCGAGGAGGAGGCGCTCACTTCTTACAACACGCTCGGCGTCGTGCTCGCCGGCGTCGTCCGCCTCGCCGTCCCGAAACTCCCGGACTCTGCCCGCAAGAGCATCCTCTCCGAGCTGCGGAAGCTGGCCGAGGCCGCGCGCGGCGGCGACTTCGACAGCGTCCGCGACCTGTTCATCCCGGTCTTCTCCCGCTACATCGAACACTGCGAGAACCCGCAGCTCGTCCAGCTGTGCCACGACACGCTCGACGGCCTCTCCTACAAGATGCGGACCGAGCGGATGCGCACCCTCGTCGACCAGCAGGAGCTCGCCGCCTCGATCGAGAGACTGCGGGAGGCCACGGCGTCCGGTTCCGCGGTGGAGGCAGAACTCGCCACGGGGCTGGTGTTCCTGCTTCCGGCGTAG
- a CDS encoding class I SAM-dependent methyltransferase, whose translation MTGAVFPYERLRRFPDVEAPTLLAADAADRLLADTAGEAVLRPGLVVIGDAYGALTLAAASLGARGIRVQQDPLTAERALDRNPAELGLAGSYAHHALDASRVAGARVALLRLPRSLDALDEIAALIAEYAHPAVAVYAGGMLKNMTPAMNTVFAEAFGEVRASLARQKARVLTVAEPHPAAATALDRWPERTVDRETGLWVCAHGAAFAGAGVDIGTRFLLSVLDAAVPAARTAIDLGCGTGVLASWLAVRRPELIVVASDQSAAAVASARAPAAANGVDGRVSAIRDDGLATRAEASADLIVLNPPFHIGAAVHTGIAHRLFADAGRVLAPGGELWTVWNSHLGYRPALERAVGRTRQVARNAKFTVTASRKREPGPGLPHQPPTRAAQGPE comes from the coding sequence TTGACGGGGGCTGTGTTCCCGTACGAGCGTCTGCGGCGGTTCCCCGATGTGGAGGCGCCCACTCTGCTCGCGGCGGACGCCGCCGACCGGCTGCTCGCCGACACCGCCGGCGAAGCCGTGCTTCGGCCGGGTCTGGTTGTCATCGGCGACGCCTATGGAGCGCTCACCCTGGCGGCGGCCTCCCTCGGCGCCCGCGGCATCCGCGTCCAACAGGACCCGCTGACCGCTGAACGCGCTCTGGACCGGAACCCCGCGGAGCTGGGCCTCGCGGGGAGCTACGCGCACCACGCCCTCGACGCCTCCCGCGTCGCTGGCGCGCGGGTGGCGCTGCTGCGCTTGCCGCGGAGTCTGGACGCCCTCGACGAGATCGCCGCCCTGATAGCCGAGTACGCGCACCCCGCTGTCGCCGTCTACGCGGGCGGCATGCTCAAGAACATGACGCCCGCTATGAACACCGTCTTCGCGGAGGCGTTCGGCGAGGTCCGCGCTTCGCTCGCGCGGCAGAAGGCGCGCGTCCTCACTGTAGCGGAGCCGCATCCCGCCGCCGCGACCGCACTGGACCGCTGGCCGGAGCGCACCGTCGACCGGGAAACCGGTCTGTGGGTGTGCGCCCACGGCGCCGCTTTCGCGGGCGCGGGTGTGGACATCGGCACGCGCTTCCTGCTCTCGGTGCTGGATGCCGCCGTCCCCGCAGCTCGGACAGCGATCGACCTCGGCTGCGGGACCGGCGTGCTCGCCTCCTGGCTCGCCGTGCGACGGCCGGAACTGATCGTCGTGGCCTCCGACCAGTCCGCCGCCGCTGTCGCCTCCGCGCGGGCGCCCGCCGCGGCCAACGGCGTCGACGGGCGCGTCTCTGCGATCCGCGACGACGGCCTCGCCACTCGCGCGGAGGCGTCGGCCGACCTCATCGTGCTCAACCCGCCCTTCCACATCGGCGCTGCGGTCCACACGGGCATCGCGCATCGGCTGTTCGCGGACGCGGGGCGTGTGCTCGCCCCGGGAGGCGAGCTGTGGACGGTGTGGAACTCGCACCTGGGCTACCGGCCGGCGCTCGAGCGGGCGGTGGGGCGGACGCGGCAGGTTGCGCGGAACGCGAAGTTCACGGTGACCGCCTCGCGGAAGCGGGAGCCCGGCCCCGGGCTCCCGCACCAGCCGCCGACGCGAGCCGCTCAGGGCCCCGAGTAG
- a CDS encoding copper resistance CopC family protein gives MTARRVCAAAGVVAAVAIALAPAATASAHDYLVESSPAAGSVQAQALPDVSLTFNDRVLDLTGDGSSALVQVTDAAGRHFETGCSSILDRTVTVPVALGGAGTYTVEWQIVSADGHTVSSSIQFRFQAPAGFAAAAGSAERPACGVGAIAASSSPAPLAGQQGPGRPGSERREAEPPGDSTAVVVGVAVGTLALAAAGVAIVLLTARRRQTVAPDDDAGDSA, from the coding sequence GTGACCGCGCGACGGGTCTGCGCGGCCGCGGGCGTCGTGGCGGCCGTCGCGATAGCGCTCGCGCCCGCTGCCACTGCAAGCGCCCACGACTATCTCGTGGAGAGCTCTCCTGCGGCGGGATCGGTTCAGGCCCAGGCGCTCCCGGATGTGAGCCTCACGTTCAACGACCGCGTGCTGGACCTCACCGGGGACGGCTCCTCTGCCCTCGTCCAGGTGACCGACGCGGCGGGGCGGCACTTCGAGACGGGATGCTCGAGCATCCTGGACCGCACCGTGACCGTCCCGGTCGCCCTCGGCGGCGCCGGGACGTACACGGTGGAGTGGCAGATCGTCTCGGCAGACGGCCACACGGTGTCGAGTTCCATCCAGTTCCGGTTCCAGGCGCCTGCCGGCTTCGCCGCGGCGGCGGGGTCGGCCGAGCGGCCGGCCTGCGGTGTGGGTGCGATTGCCGCGTCGTCCAGCCCGGCCCCGTTGGCGGGGCAGCAGGGGCCGGGTCGGCCGGGTTCGGAACGTCGCGAGGCGGAGCCGCCGGGCGACTCCACTGCGGTCGTCGTCGGTGTCGCGGTGGGGACGCTGGCGCTCGCCGCGGCCGGTGTCGCGATCGTGCTGCTCACCGCGCGTCGCCGCCAGACGGTTGCGCCCGACGACGACGCGGGGGACTCGGCGTGA
- a CDS encoding S26 family signal peptidase, with product MTFEAFDIDAHRRDRWKLVRDIALVVVIGVLAATLVKSYLVRSFSIPSASMEATLQKGERVLVNELIPGAVPLQRGDIVVFQDPGGWLQQSGPDTRPWPVQDARWVGEQLGVVPARRHRLVLLRGRSPACQR from the coding sequence GTGACATTCGAGGCCTTCGACATAGATGCGCACCGGCGGGACCGATGGAAGCTGGTGCGCGACATCGCGCTCGTCGTCGTGATCGGGGTGCTCGCCGCCACCCTGGTCAAGTCGTATCTGGTGCGCAGCTTCTCGATTCCGTCGGCGTCGATGGAGGCGACGCTCCAGAAGGGGGAACGGGTGCTCGTGAACGAGCTGATTCCCGGAGCCGTCCCGCTTCAGCGCGGCGACATCGTGGTCTTCCAGGACCCGGGGGGCTGGTTGCAGCAGTCCGGACCGGACACCCGCCCGTGGCCTGTGCAGGACGCCCGCTGGGTCGGCGAACAGCTCGGCGTCGTGCCGGCCCGGCGACACCGTCTCGTGCTGCTCCGCGGACGGTCGCCTGCTTGTCAACGGTAA
- a CDS encoding alpha/beta hydrolase-fold protein: MMMGQPGKPVLGATLDALHSLGDDHFSDAPFVLVVDQLDAIDKNPPCADTSAGKVDTYLAKDVPAWIRANLPVDPDRDGWTIAGYSHGGECAAALGAKHPGTWANVVAISGPDSEHTPNRTRNLYFGGSQSAFEATWPKNILAAYDYSALPMRGIFIAGELDTHFRPQVEATATATEHASWKVTYWAVPGSTHTAALGPGLKTAYNQLIPHWLTTGAVQPGHRMLCTAIETPAGCGLAQAATVTGTATIASLSALAVFLSAQLLIFFAARSSRTRTRRRLTAQARLRRKGRTPRCAHRGAASRPRSAR; encoded by the coding sequence ATGATGATGGGACAACCGGGAAAGCCGGTCCTCGGGGCCACCCTGGACGCACTGCACAGCCTCGGCGACGACCACTTCTCCGACGCACCGTTCGTCCTCGTGGTCGACCAGCTCGACGCGATCGACAAGAACCCGCCGTGCGCAGACACCAGCGCGGGCAAGGTCGACACCTACCTGGCGAAGGATGTCCCCGCCTGGATCCGCGCGAATCTGCCGGTCGACCCGGACCGGGACGGCTGGACGATCGCCGGCTACTCGCACGGCGGGGAGTGCGCGGCCGCCCTCGGCGCGAAACACCCCGGGACCTGGGCGAACGTCGTCGCCATCTCCGGACCCGACAGCGAGCACACCCCCAACCGCACACGGAACCTGTACTTCGGCGGCAGCCAGAGCGCCTTCGAAGCGACCTGGCCGAAGAACATCCTCGCGGCGTACGACTATTCCGCCCTGCCGATGCGCGGCATCTTCATCGCGGGAGAGCTCGACACCCACTTCCGCCCCCAGGTCGAGGCCACCGCCACCGCCACCGAGCACGCAAGCTGGAAGGTCACCTACTGGGCCGTACCCGGGTCAACCCACACCGCTGCCCTCGGCCCCGGCCTCAAGACCGCCTACAACCAGCTGATCCCGCACTGGCTCACGACCGGAGCCGTCCAGCCCGGGCATCGGATGCTCTGCACGGCGATCGAAACGCCCGCCGGGTGCGGGCTGGCTCAGGCGGCCACGGTCACCGGGACGGCGACGATCGCCTCCCTGAGCGCACTGGCGGTGTTCCTAAGCGCACAGCTGCTGATCTTCTTCGCGGCCCGGTCGTCAAGAACCCGGACCCGGCGCCGCCTCACCGCACAGGCCAGACTCCGCAGGAAAGGCAGAACGCCGCGCTGCGCACACCGCGGTGCTGCGTCTCGTCCGCGATCCGCGCGGTGA
- a CDS encoding zinc-dependent alcohol dehydrogenase family protein — protein MLATIIHGERDVRLEEVPDPVLSTGGDAIVRVVATCVCGSDLWPYRGVTPTSQPRRIGHEFVGVVEAVGPEVATIEPGDFVIAPFYDCDMTCVNCENGVSASCLHGGWWGADDRSGAFADGGQGQKVRVPHADGSLVATPEYPREELIPSLLALSDVMGTGHHAAVSAGVRPGSTVVVVGDGAVGLCAVLASARLGASRIVAMSRHESRQALAREFGATDIVAERGDAGVAAVKGLLDGIGADCVLEAVGTKESMDQAIRSCRPGGMVGYVGVPNGGPELPVRPLFASNVGVNGGFAPVRNYVEELLRDVWSGAIEPGRVFDLQVPLSDIAEAYAAMDERRAIKALVRP, from the coding sequence GTGCTTGCGACGATCATCCACGGGGAGCGCGACGTCCGCCTCGAAGAGGTCCCCGACCCTGTCCTCTCCACCGGCGGCGACGCGATCGTGCGCGTTGTCGCCACCTGTGTCTGCGGGTCCGACCTGTGGCCCTATCGCGGCGTCACGCCGACCAGCCAGCCCCGCCGGATCGGCCACGAGTTCGTCGGTGTCGTTGAGGCGGTCGGCCCGGAGGTCGCGACCATCGAACCGGGCGACTTCGTCATCGCACCGTTCTACGACTGCGATATGACTTGTGTGAACTGCGAGAACGGCGTGAGCGCCTCCTGCCTGCACGGCGGGTGGTGGGGAGCCGACGACCGCTCCGGCGCCTTCGCGGACGGCGGCCAGGGGCAGAAAGTCCGCGTTCCGCACGCCGACGGGTCGCTCGTCGCGACACCGGAGTATCCGCGCGAGGAGCTCATCCCGAGCCTTCTCGCCTTGTCGGATGTGATGGGCACCGGCCACCACGCCGCGGTCTCTGCCGGCGTGCGCCCAGGCAGCACCGTCGTGGTCGTCGGGGACGGCGCGGTCGGCCTGTGCGCGGTGCTCGCCTCTGCGCGGCTCGGCGCCTCCCGCATCGTCGCGATGTCGCGGCACGAGTCGCGCCAGGCGCTCGCCCGCGAGTTCGGCGCGACGGACATCGTCGCCGAGCGCGGGGACGCGGGCGTCGCTGCGGTCAAGGGACTGCTGGACGGTATCGGCGCAGATTGCGTCCTTGAGGCTGTCGGCACCAAGGAGTCGATGGACCAGGCCATCCGGTCGTGCCGTCCGGGTGGCATGGTCGGGTATGTGGGCGTGCCGAACGGCGGTCCTGAACTCCCGGTCCGTCCCCTGTTCGCCAGCAACGTCGGCGTGAACGGCGGTTTCGCCCCGGTTCGCAATTATGTGGAGGAGTTGTTGCGGGATGTCTGGTCGGGTGCGATTGAGCCCGGTCGTGTCTTCGATCTCCAGGTGCCGCTGAGCGATATCGCTGAGGCTTACGCGGCGATGGACGAGCGCCGCGCGATCAAGGCGCTAGTCCGGCCGTAG
- a CDS encoding GNAT family N-acetyltransferase, protein MPSVSRAVELRPATADDEAFLRRVFLDALSGAAGTHSGHRDPVLTLRYSSHTGERHDRHPGAMTSIITDGGEPAGSVTVDRNGPRIHLVDITVLTDRRGRGIASRVLADLLAAGDRMTLSVWSLNTAARRLCEQHGFSVVAEQFGYLLMATEAEG, encoded by the coding sequence GTGCCTTCGGTGTCTCGTGCCGTCGAGCTCCGCCCGGCGACCGCCGACGATGAGGCGTTCCTGCGCCGGGTGTTCCTGGACGCGCTCAGCGGAGCGGCCGGCACGCACTCCGGCCACCGCGATCCGGTCCTGACTCTACGCTACAGCTCCCACACCGGCGAGCGCCACGACCGCCATCCGGGCGCGATGACCTCGATCATCACGGACGGCGGCGAGCCTGCAGGCTCGGTGACGGTCGACCGCAACGGACCCCGCATCCACCTCGTCGACATCACCGTGCTCACCGATCGCCGCGGGCGCGGGATCGCCTCACGGGTGCTCGCCGACCTTCTCGCTGCGGGCGACCGGATGACCCTCTCGGTGTGGAGCCTCAACACGGCGGCCCGACGGCTCTGCGAGCAGCACGGTTTCTCCGTGGTCGCCGAGCAGTTCGGCTATCTGCTGATGGCCACGGAGGCCGAGGGCTGA
- a CDS encoding YcnI family copper-binding membrane protein → MKSTRLLVSAAGASVAAIGLALAAPLAASAHVHVDPDRASVGSYATLTFKVPTESATAGTVKLEVDLPTATPFGSVSYQPVPGWTASVTTEKLAKPVKTGKSVITEAPVKITWTADPGVRIEPGQFQEFTISAGAMPDIGSVELPAHQYYSDGTVVDWDQKTPASGHEPERPAPTVYISEAPPAADDDAVPSVVAVPAASSAGAGSVGGNVVAIGLALGAIALVVAVFAAARRSMGPRS, encoded by the coding sequence GTGAAATCTACCCGTCTTCTCGTCTCCGCCGCCGGAGCCTCGGTCGCCGCGATCGGTCTCGCCCTCGCGGCGCCGCTCGCGGCCAGCGCCCACGTACACGTCGATCCCGATCGGGCCAGTGTCGGTAGCTACGCCACCCTCACCTTTAAAGTCCCCACCGAGTCGGCCACGGCTGGAACGGTCAAGCTGGAAGTGGATCTTCCGACGGCTACGCCATTCGGGTCCGTCTCATACCAGCCTGTCCCCGGCTGGACAGCCTCGGTCACCACGGAGAAGCTCGCCAAACCGGTCAAGACCGGCAAGAGCGTCATCACCGAAGCTCCGGTCAAAATCACCTGGACAGCCGATCCGGGTGTGCGGATCGAGCCGGGACAGTTCCAGGAGTTCACGATCTCCGCCGGTGCGATGCCGGACATCGGCAGTGTGGAGCTGCCGGCTCACCAGTACTACTCCGATGGCACCGTCGTGGACTGGGACCAGAAGACGCCCGCCTCGGGCCACGAGCCTGAGCGCCCGGCTCCGACCGTGTACATCTCCGAGGCTCCGCCCGCAGCCGACGACGACGCTGTCCCGAGTGTCGTGGCCGTCCCGGCCGCGTCCTCGGCGGGAGCCGGTTCGGTGGGCGGCAACGTTGTCGCGATCGGCCTCGCCCTCGGCGCGATCGCCCTCGTCGTCGCCGTGTTCGCCGCGGCTCGGCGCTCGATGGGTCCGCGGTCGTGA
- the lepB gene encoding signal peptidase I has translation MCRTPAGSANSSASCRPGDTVSCCSADGRLLVNGKPLDEPYLKLPPGVAAASGVVFQVRVPPDSLWVMGDNRYNSLDSRAHQESASRGFVSYSDVAGRAFAIIGPVSRLSWLGRSG, from the coding sequence CTGTGCAGGACGCCCGCTGGGTCGGCGAACAGCTCGGCGTCGTGCCGGCCCGGCGACACCGTCTCGTGCTGCTCCGCGGACGGTCGCCTGCTTGTCAACGGTAAGCCGCTCGACGAGCCCTATCTGAAGCTGCCGCCGGGTGTGGCGGCGGCCTCTGGTGTCGTCTTCCAGGTGAGAGTGCCCCCGGACTCGCTCTGGGTCATGGGGGACAATCGCTACAATTCGCTCGATAGCCGTGCGCACCAGGAATCGGCGTCGCGAGGCTTCGTCTCGTACTCGGATGTCGCTGGGCGGGCGTTCGCGATCATCGGGCCGGTCTCGCGCCTGAGCTGGCTGGGCCGGTCCGGTTGA
- a CDS encoding cytochrome c oxidase assembly protein — protein sequence MSSPASGSSPEPISSPPFPSPGGGAIAALLILCVPLAVAAALLAMVFSGAFLTGTALQDPGAVVVYGIPIARTVHDLAATIAIGFLVVAAFFAPGQLKRPGALGWAQSRAARWAGWAASVWFAAAVTALVLTGASVSGVQPHDPLFWPTLGTFLFGVELGQSLVVSAVCVLVAAALALLARRLTTVGFAAGFALFALLPLALSGHAAGSFEHANAVNSLAVHLLGVTVWAGGLFALLAMRSTMKKGFAAAVGRYSTMAGWAFGAVAFSGVVNASLRMGSPADLLQPYGLLIVLKATILVLLGCAGAAQRRRVIPRLRRDPGDRRAFARFAAAEVLFMAVAIGVSVGLSRSAPPVSQQPLTGAEAQEGLLGFPYPPPVTTARMFTVFHLDWVWLALVASLAGLYVWAFVRLRRRGDRWPVRRLIAWLAGCLALVWLTSGGVAVYGLVHFSTHMVQHMGLMMIAPPLFVLGGPVLLALRVLPARQDGSRGVREWLLLFAHSGYLRFLSRPAVAGAVFAGSLVVFYFTPAFQAAMFSHEWHVLMCVHFLLSGYLFFWVFVGIDPGPPRPAYPILFIVMLATLAFHAFFGVAIMQGRTVLAADWWHALGQTGTAALLADQHVGGGVAWGASELPMVLVALLVSVQWMRSDERTARRLDRQAERDGDAELSAYNERLERLSRRP from the coding sequence GTGAGCTCGCCGGCCTCCGGATCCTCGCCGGAGCCGATTTCTTCGCCGCCGTTCCCGTCGCCCGGGGGCGGCGCGATCGCTGCGCTCCTCATCCTGTGTGTGCCTCTGGCGGTGGCGGCCGCTCTGCTGGCGATGGTGTTCTCGGGGGCCTTCCTCACCGGCACCGCCCTTCAGGACCCGGGCGCTGTGGTCGTCTATGGCATCCCCATCGCCCGCACGGTTCACGATCTCGCGGCGACGATCGCGATCGGCTTCTTGGTGGTCGCTGCGTTCTTCGCCCCCGGGCAGCTGAAACGGCCGGGAGCGCTCGGCTGGGCGCAGTCGCGTGCCGCACGGTGGGCAGGGTGGGCGGCTTCGGTGTGGTTCGCCGCCGCCGTGACGGCGCTGGTGCTGACCGGTGCGAGCGTATCGGGCGTTCAGCCGCACGATCCGCTGTTCTGGCCGACGCTCGGCACGTTCCTGTTCGGTGTCGAACTGGGGCAGTCGCTCGTGGTCTCGGCTGTCTGCGTCCTCGTGGCCGCGGCGCTCGCTCTGCTCGCCCGGCGGCTCACGACGGTTGGTTTCGCCGCTGGTTTCGCCCTCTTCGCGCTGCTGCCTCTCGCGCTCTCCGGCCACGCGGCCGGGTCGTTCGAGCACGCGAACGCGGTGAACAGCCTGGCCGTGCATCTTCTCGGCGTGACGGTCTGGGCCGGCGGCCTGTTCGCGTTGCTCGCGATGCGTTCGACCATGAAGAAGGGCTTCGCCGCAGCGGTCGGCCGCTACTCGACGATGGCGGGCTGGGCTTTCGGCGCCGTCGCCTTCTCGGGTGTCGTGAACGCCTCCCTGCGCATGGGGTCGCCCGCCGATCTGCTTCAGCCCTATGGGCTCCTCATCGTGCTCAAGGCGACGATTCTGGTGCTGCTCGGTTGCGCGGGCGCAGCGCAGCGCAGGCGTGTCATCCCGCGGCTGCGCCGCGACCCCGGCGATCGGCGCGCGTTCGCACGCTTCGCCGCCGCCGAAGTGCTGTTCATGGCCGTGGCGATCGGCGTCTCCGTCGGTCTCTCGCGCAGTGCTCCGCCCGTCTCGCAGCAGCCGCTGACGGGTGCCGAGGCACAGGAGGGGCTGCTGGGCTTCCCCTATCCGCCCCCGGTGACCACGGCCAGGATGTTCACCGTCTTCCACCTCGATTGGGTCTGGCTCGCGCTCGTCGCGTCGCTCGCCGGGCTGTACGTCTGGGCGTTCGTCCGGCTGCGCCGGCGCGGCGACCGCTGGCCGGTGCGCCGCCTGATCGCCTGGCTCGCGGGGTGCCTTGCCCTCGTCTGGCTGACCAGTGGCGGAGTGGCAGTGTATGGGCTCGTGCATTTCAGCACGCATATGGTGCAGCACATGGGGCTCATGATGATCGCGCCTCCGCTGTTCGTGCTCGGCGGACCCGTACTGCTCGCGTTGCGTGTGTTGCCCGCCCGGCAGGACGGGAGCCGCGGCGTCCGGGAGTGGCTGCTGCTGTTCGCGCACTCGGGCTACCTGCGTTTCCTGAGCCGCCCCGCCGTCGCGGGTGCGGTCTTCGCCGGCAGCCTGGTCGTGTTCTACTTCACTCCGGCCTTCCAAGCGGCGATGTTCAGCCACGAGTGGCATGTGCTGATGTGCGTCCATTTCCTGCTGAGCGGGTACCTGTTTTTCTGGGTGTTCGTCGGCATCGACCCCGGGCCACCGCGGCCAGCCTATCCGATCCTGTTCATCGTCATGCTGGCGACGCTGGCCTTCCATGCGTTCTTCGGGGTCGCGATCATGCAGGGCCGGACGGTGCTCGCCGCCGACTGGTGGCACGCGCTCGGGCAGACCGGCACGGCCGCTCTGCTCGCCGACCAGCACGTCGGCGGCGGTGTGGCATGGGGCGCCTCCGAACTGCCGATGGTGCTGGTGGCTCTGCTCGTCAGCGTCCAGTGGATGCGCTCGGACGAAAGGACCGCCCGCCGTCTCGATCGGCAGGCGGAGCGCGACGGCGATGCGGAGCTCAGCGCCTACAATGAGCGGTTGGAGCGGTTGAGCCGGAGGCCCTGA
- a CDS encoding ATP-dependent Clp protease ATP-binding subunit, with protein MANLQGAPSTQEEGKSALEQYGVNLTEIAKSGKLDPVIGRDAEIRRVSQVLTRRTKNNPVLIGEPGVGKTAVVEGLAQRIVAGDVADSLKDKQLVSLDLSALVAGAMYRGQFEERLKAVLKEIDAAEGRIITFVDELHILMGAGGGEGSVAASNMLKPMLARGELRLIGATTLDEYREFIEKDAALERRFQQVYVGEPSVEDTVAILRGLKGRYEAHHGVTIEDSALVAAASLSNRYITARQLPDKAIDLIDEAASRLKMEIDSAPVEIDTLQRQVERIKLEEFALKKEKDAASKERLEQLRQRLGEQQRELTELQERWWSEKAALTRVGELRSQLDEAKTARDLALRDGRYQEASRIEYETIPNIERELAEAERAEHGHPRMVNEQVTAEDIAAVVAAWTGIPVSRLTQGETEKLLHLESELGRRVVGQRPAAQAVADAVRRTRAGISDPDRPTGSFLFLGPTGVGKTELAKALAAFLFDDEKAMIRIDMSEYGEKLSVSRLVGAPPGYVGYEQGGQLTEAVRRRPYSVILLDEVEKAHPEVFDVLLQVLDDGRLTDGQGRTVDFRNTILILTSNLGSQFLVDPVLNVTEREEAVLQAVRQAFKPEFVNRLDDMVVFSALTQEDLGEIVELGIDRLVARLAERRLELAVTPDARRWLAERGYDPIYGARPLRRLMQREIDDRLATALLAGEVRDGDVVRVDLEPGGGHLTVIPVRE; from the coding sequence ATGGCGAACCTGCAAGGCGCCCCCTCCACCCAGGAGGAGGGCAAAAGCGCTCTCGAACAGTACGGCGTGAACCTCACCGAGATCGCCAAGAGCGGCAAGCTCGACCCGGTGATCGGACGAGACGCCGAGATCCGTCGCGTGAGCCAGGTGCTCACGCGACGCACCAAGAACAACCCGGTGCTCATCGGTGAGCCCGGTGTCGGCAAGACCGCCGTGGTGGAAGGCCTGGCCCAGCGCATCGTCGCGGGGGACGTGGCCGACTCGCTGAAGGACAAACAACTGGTCTCGCTCGACCTCTCGGCGCTGGTGGCCGGGGCTATGTACCGCGGCCAGTTCGAGGAGCGGCTGAAGGCCGTGCTCAAGGAGATCGACGCCGCCGAGGGCCGGATCATCACCTTCGTGGACGAACTGCACATCCTCATGGGCGCGGGTGGCGGTGAGGGGTCCGTCGCGGCGTCGAACATGCTGAAGCCGATGCTGGCGCGCGGCGAGCTGCGGCTCATCGGGGCCACAACGCTGGACGAGTACCGCGAGTTCATCGAGAAGGATGCCGCCCTCGAACGCCGCTTCCAGCAGGTGTACGTGGGCGAGCCGAGCGTGGAGGACACGGTCGCCATCCTGCGCGGGCTCAAGGGCCGCTACGAGGCGCACCACGGCGTGACCATCGAGGACTCGGCGCTGGTGGCCGCAGCTTCCCTCTCCAATCGCTACATCACCGCTCGCCAGCTGCCGGACAAGGCGATCGATCTGATCGACGAAGCCGCCAGCCGGCTGAAGATGGAGATCGACTCCGCGCCGGTCGAGATCGACACGCTTCAGCGGCAGGTCGAGCGGATCAAGCTGGAGGAGTTCGCGCTCAAGAAAGAGAAGGACGCCGCCAGCAAGGAGCGCCTCGAGCAGCTGCGGCAGCGGCTCGGCGAGCAGCAGCGCGAGCTGACGGAGCTCCAGGAGCGCTGGTGGTCCGAGAAGGCGGCGCTCACCCGCGTCGGCGAGCTGCGCAGCCAGCTGGACGAAGCCAAGACGGCCCGCGACCTCGCGCTGCGCGACGGCCGCTACCAGGAGGCGTCCCGCATCGAGTATGAGACCATCCCGAACATCGAGCGGGAGCTGGCGGAGGCCGAGCGGGCCGAGCACGGCCACCCGCGGATGGTGAACGAGCAGGTCACGGCCGAGGACATCGCAGCTGTGGTGGCCGCCTGGACCGGCATCCCCGTCTCCCGGCTGACGCAGGGCGAGACTGAGAAGCTGCTGCACCTGGAGAGCGAGCTCGGCCGGAGGGTCGTCGGACAGAGACCGGCGGCGCAGGCGGTGGCCGACGCCGTGCGCCGCACGCGCGCTGGCATCTCGGACCCGGACCGGCCCACGGGGTCGTTCCTCTTTCTCGGCCCGACGGGCGTTGGCAAGACGGAGCTGGCCAAAGCGCTCGCCGCCTTCCTGTTCGACGACGAGAAGGCGATGATCCGCATCGACATGAGTGAGTACGGGGAGAAGCTCTCGGTTTCGCGGCTGGTCGGCGCTCCTCCCGGATACGTCGGCTACGAGCAGGGCGGCCAGCTGACCGAGGCTGTGCGGCGGCGCCCGTACTCCGTGATCCTCCTGGACGAGGTGGAGAAGGCGCACCCGGAGGTGTTCGACGTCCTCCTGCAGGTGCTGGACGACGGCCGCCTCACCGACGGGCAGGGGCGCACGGTGGACTTCCGCAACACCATCCTGATCCTGACCTCTAATCTCGGCAGTCAGTTCCTGGTCGACCCGGTCCTGAACGTGACCGAGCGCGAGGAAGCGGTGTTGCAGGCCGTCCGTCAGGCGTTCAAGCCGGAGTTCGTGAACCGTCTCGACGACATGGTCGTGTTCTCCGCCCTCACGCAGGAGGATCTCGGCGAGATCGTGGAGCTCGGCATCGACCGGCTCGTCGCCCGGCTGGCCGAGCGGCGGCTGGAGCTGGCGGTCACGCCGGACGCGCGCCGCTGGCTCGCCGAGCGCGGCTACGACCCGATCTACGGGGCTCGTCCGCTGCGCCGGCTGATGCAGCGGGAGATCGACGACCGGCTCGCGACCGCGTTGCTAGCCGGTGAGGTGCGCGACGGAGACGTGGTCCGGGTGGATCTCGAACCGGGTGGCGGCCACCTCACGGTCATCCCGGTGCGGGAGTAG